The proteins below come from a single Thalassotalea ponticola genomic window:
- a CDS encoding F0F1 ATP synthase subunit epsilon encodes MAAMTTHLDVVSAEESLFSGRVESLQITGSEGELGIMPGHAPLLTTLKPGMARIVKQHGEEEVIYLSGGMLEVQPGSVTVLADVAVRGGELDEQAALEAKQRAEEHIANASADVDYAEVAAELARAVAQLRVIQEANKYRK; translated from the coding sequence GGCAGCCATGACCACACATTTGGATGTAGTAAGTGCAGAAGAGAGCTTATTCTCTGGTCGCGTTGAATCATTGCAAATTACGGGTAGTGAAGGTGAGCTAGGTATTATGCCTGGTCACGCACCTTTGTTAACTACACTTAAACCAGGTATGGCGCGTATTGTTAAACAGCATGGCGAAGAAGAGGTAATTTACCTTTCAGGCGGCATGTTGGAAGTTCAACCGGGTTCAGTTACCGTATTGGCAGATGTTGCCGTACGCGGTGGTGAACTGGATGAACAAGCTGCTTTAGAAGCCAAGCAACGTGCCGAAGAGCACATTGCCAACGCATCAGCTGATGTTGATTATGCAGAAGTTGCTGCAGAGCTAGCCAGAGCGGTAGCGCAATTACGTGTTATCCAGGAAGCAAACAAGTACAGAAAGTAA